In Papaver somniferum cultivar HN1 chromosome 1, ASM357369v1, whole genome shotgun sequence, a genomic segment contains:
- the LOC113296139 gene encoding protein DA1-related 1-like: MSDHEQIASRIMGWLNKIFKGSSHKISEGQYQGKHEEEQVWNEPATNSAEAWSEFETEDIDRAIALSLLEEEEKGKNVVETVSHLEEDEQLARALQESMNLGSPPPAPRSGNSGNVPNGNTYHQPIPFPFLTGFRICAGCNTEIGHGRFLSCMGAVWHPECFHCHACNQPISDYEFSMSGNYPYHKACYKEHYHPKCDVCKTFIPTNAAGLIEYRAHPFWIQKYCPAHEHDGTPRCCSCERMEPRDIKYISLDDGRRLCLECLDSSIMDTNECQPLYLDIKEFYEGLNMKVEQQVPLLLVERSALNEAMEGEKSGHHHMPETRGLCLSEEQTVSTILRRPKIGAGKILDMITEPYRLTRRCEVTAILILYGLPRLLTGSILAHELMHAWLRLQGYRTLSPEVEEGICQVLAHMWLESEIISGSGSNVASTSSSSSSSSSATLPKKGNRSPFEKKLGDFFKHQIESDTSPAYGDGFRMGNSAVLKYGLRRTLDHMKLTGTFPY, translated from the exons ATGTCTG ATCATGAGCAGATAGCATCTCGCATTATGGGTTGGCTGAACAAAATTTTTAAAGGTTCCAGCCACAAAATATCTGAAGGGCAATATCAAGGGAAACATGAGGAGGAGCAAGTTTGGAATGAGCCTGCTACTAATTCAGCG GAAGCGTGGTCTGAGTTTGAGACTGAAGATATTGATCGAGCCATTGCACTTTcccttttagaagaagaagagaaagggaAAAATGTGGTTG AAACTGTGTCTCATTTGGAGGAAGATGAACAACTTGCTCGGGCTCTTCAAGAAAGTATGAACTTGGGATCTCCTCCTCCAGCTCCCCGTAGTGGAAATAGTGGAAATGTGCCAAATGGCAATACATATCATCAACCCATACCATTCCCCTTTTTAACAGGATTCAG GATTTGTGCTGGCTGTAATACCGAGATTGGTCATGGACGGTTTTTGAGTTGCATGGGTGCAGTTTGGCATCCTGAATGTTTTCATTGCCACGCCTGCAATCAGCCAATTTCTGATTACGAG TTCTCAATGTCTGGGAATTACCCTTATCATAAAGCTTGCTATAAGGAGCATTATCACCCGAAGTGTGATGTCTGCAAGACCTTT ATTCCAACAAATGCTGCTGGTCTTATTGAATATAGAGCCCATCCATTCTGGATTCAGAAGTACTGTCCCGCCCATGAGCATGATGGGACTCCACGGTGTTGCAGCTGTGAACGGATGGAA CCAAGAGACATAAAATACATCTCCTTGGATGATGGTCGGAGGCTCTGTTTGGAGTGTTTGGATTCTTCAATCATGGATACTAATGAATGCCAACCTCTTTACCTCGATATCAAGGAGTTTTATGAAGGCTTAAATATGAAAGTCGAGCAACAAGTCCCTTTACTGTTGGTTGAGAGATCAGCTTTAAATGAGGCCATGGAGGGTGAAAAGAGT GGCCACCATCACATGCCTGAGACAAGAGGGCTCTGTCTATCAGAGGAACAAACAGTCAGCACT ATTCTAAGGAGACCGAAAATAGGAGCTGGAAAAATCCTTGACATGATAACAGAACCATATAGGCTGACCCGCCGGTGTGAGGTCACCGCCATTCTCATATTGTATGGGCTCCCAAG GTTGCTGACGGGGTCGATTCTAGCTCATGAGTTGATGCATGCATGGTTGCGCCTTCAAG GTTATCGTACTCTTAGTCCTGAGGTTGAAGAAGGTATCTGCCAAGTGCTTGCTCACATGTGGCTCGAATCAGAAATCATATCAGGCTCTGGTAGCAACGTAGCATcaacttcctcttcatcttcctcctcttcttctgcgACATTACCAAAGAAGGGAAACAGATCCCCGTTTGAGAAGAAACTCGGGGACTTTTTCAAACACCAAATCGAATCTGATACTTCACCGGCGTATGGAGATGGTTTCAGAATGGGTAACAGTGCGGTACTCAAGTACGGATTGCGCCGGACCTTGGATCATATGAAATTGACCGGGACATTTCCatattga
- the LOC113348970 gene encoding uncharacterized protein LOC113348970 has translation MAFPTLFPYDNADLRQSRVRKVSECQWRALSLGSIYIKNHPSDGVLSIEAIRDIISSGDSRLVSRVSYCAKQIRDLQWPELYALLDTENTLEALNPMERRFEWQNRGSGHAHDFLWLEDGPDVSHIATDYQLRPSICEYFDSMVCTMNPDPTFSVDMQNHPCARKVSLDANLDEDEDDYASLLIEEPENNNIYRFISRRNDPLVNSHNRVVLQVWRANIDWSAVTTTESVTQYIVKYAAKSEPASKNYIDTSRGYIDYHWRPCRDSTSAINRLLIKNASERDKSAQEVCHLLMGWHLQESSRRIVVLNLSETSLFYSQLRWRRDGDDGEPQGTSLSFFGRYLERPDEFQNESLIEMAKKHYFARRKWCKCRNEAVVRILPELVGNIMPNTDQWESFCRQQVLLYSCYRSVREAKRDFQTWSEYYAELSGATENQVGDLNMVMDEFEDEIDSEEEPLEDWMMLAEMAPNFGPSLDTDIGLRSFDLRQNWSEGLQRYSSIADDIRFTHTMGQAVHEEHSITGLHIASTILSHQQHAALDMVLHSLRTCSTIRLIISEGAGTGKSTLIHAMVHSVRELFRNDKSVRVMAPTGVAAFNIGGATIHHELAKTTDMNNSYKKLETKRCERMQSKYIEA, from the exons ATGGCATTTCCAACTTTATTCCCGTACGACAATGCAGATTTGAGGCAGTCAAGGGTTCGAAAGGTTAGTGAATGCCA GTGGCGGGCTTTATCATTAGGGTCTATTTATATTAAGAATCATCCATCTGACGGAGTACTTTCTATAGAAGCTATTCGGGACATAATTTCATCTGGGGATAGCCGTTTAGTTTCACGAGTTTCTTATTGTGCTAAGCAGATACGAG ATTTGCAGTGGCCAGAACTATATGCTCTTCTTGACACGGAAAACACATTGGAAGCTCTAAATCCAATGGAAAGAAG GTTTGAATGGCAAAACCGAGGGAGTGGCCATGCCCACGACTTTTTGTGGTTGGAGGATGGACCAGATGTTTCTCATATTGCAACAGATTATCAATTACGTCCGTCGATATGCGAATATTTTGACAGTATGGTGTGCACAATGAATCCGGATCCTACGTTCTCTGTTGACATGCAGAATCATCCTTGTGCAAGGAAAGTTTCTTTGGATGCAAacttagatgaagatgaagatgattatgCATCTCTT CTTATAGAGGAGCCAGAGAATAACAATATATACAGATTTATTAGCCGGAGAAATGATCCACTTGTTAATTCTCACAACCGGGTAGTTTTGCAAGTATGGAGAGCAAACATCGATTGGTCAGCTGTAACAACAACAGAATCTGTTACTCAATATATTGTTAAGTATGCAGCAAAATCTGAACCAGCTTCCAAGAATTACATTGATACTTCGCGTGGATATATTGATTACCATTGGAGACCTTGTCGCGACTCTACATCTGCAATAAATCGTTTGCTCATTAAAAATGCATCGGAAAGAGATAAATCTGCGCAAGAAGTGTGTCACCTTCTGATGGGTTGGCATTTGCAAGAATCCTCAAGAAGAATTGTTGTTTTGAATTTGAGTGAGACTAGCTTATTCTACTCCCAACTTCGGTGGAGACGagatggtgatgatggagaaCCACAAGGAACTAGCCTAAGTTTCTTTGGCCGATATTTGGAAAGACCGGATGAATTTCAAAACGAGTCGCTCATTGAAATGGCAAAGAAACATTATTTTGCTCGTAGAAAATGGTGCAAATGTCGTAATGAGGCAGTTGTCAGGATTTTACCTGAATTAGTAGGGAACATCATGCCAAATACCGATCAATGGGAATCTTTCTGCAGACAACAAGtattgttatatagttgttacagaaGTGTTAGAGAAGCAAAAAGAGATTTTCAGACGTGGTCGGAATATTATGCTGAACTTAGCGGCGCCACTGAAAATCAAGTTGGAGATCTTAACATGGTAATGGATGAGTTTGAGGACGAAattgattcagaagaagaaccaCTAGAGGATTGGATGATGTTGGCAGAGATGGCACCTAATTTTGGGCCATCATTGGATACTGATATCGGTTTACGATCTTTTGATCTCAGGCAAAATTGGTCGGAAGGATTGCAACGTTACTCTTCAATAGCCGATGATATTAGATTTACTCACACGATGGGACAAGCAGTGCACGAGGAGCATTCAATTACTGGTTTACACATTGCTTCTACTATTTTGTCACATCAGCAACATGCAGCACTTGATATGGTTCTACACTCATTAAGGACATGTTCAACTATTCGTTTGATTATCAGTGAAGGAGCCGGCACAGGAAAATCAACTCTTATCCATGCCATGGTTCATTCAGTAAGAGAATTATTCAGAAATGATAAATCTGTCAGGGTCATGGCTCCCACCGGTGTAGCGGCTTTCAACATCGGTGGTGCAACCATTCATCATGAGCTTGCCAAAACAACGGATATGAACAATTCATACAAGAAGTTGGAGACAAAACGATGTGAACGTATGCAG TCAAAGTATATAGAAGCATGA